One segment of Ascidiaceihabitans donghaensis DNA contains the following:
- a CDS encoding outer membrane protein encodes MLYRELILTSAIILGLGAEAQAQDRWAGFYAGLSLDAVDTSSDVASNATHRYSDNGASLGLYAGYNYARANGFVWGPEIALTGINASGSRSDAALGTSSFRGSFLLNPRMRLGYATDRAFFYGMVGLGITDAGAEPDTNSGTDIYVSGSIGIGAEFALRDDWSTKIEAVHYTWNDVNKTFNGNVQGVDTKTTQFTIGLSRKF; translated from the coding sequence ATGCTGTATCGAGAGTTGATTTTGACATCTGCCATCATTTTAGGGCTTGGGGCCGAGGCACAGGCACAAGACCGGTGGGCGGGGTTTTACGCCGGCCTCAGTCTTGACGCCGTGGACACATCGTCAGACGTGGCCAGCAACGCGACACATCGCTATTCTGACAACGGTGCGTCGTTGGGCCTTTATGCGGGCTACAACTATGCACGCGCCAATGGTTTCGTTTGGGGCCCAGAGATCGCTTTGACAGGAATTAATGCGTCCGGCAGCCGGTCGGATGCAGCGTTGGGCACTTCAAGTTTTCGCGGGTCATTCTTGCTTAATCCAAGGATGCGACTTGGATATGCGACGGATCGGGCCTTTTTCTACGGCATGGTCGGGCTGGGGATCACGGATGCCGGTGCGGAACCTGACACAAACTCCGGTACTGACATTTATGTGTCAGGGTCGATCGGTATCGGCGCAGAATTTGCCCTGCGCGATGACTGGTCCACCAAGATCGAGGCCGTGCACTACACCTGGAATGACGTGAATAAGACGTTCAATGGCAATGTTCAGGGTGTCGATACGAAAACCACGCAATTCACGATTGGTTTGTCACGCAAGTTCTAA
- a CDS encoding DUF2975 domain-containing protein, protein MLTDHSMSDPVMGKIQRTATIGIWLSTGAVAIALTVIFYFLATAFSDSDMLARELSAQLDLDPALTQLPTSHAVLAAALWLVMDVIGVVLLMTVRQLFVGIKTIGIFTPQSALQLRRIGWMLFALGPVSIILNALTGTLMKYWANPNSLSIEIALEDTDVYAIVIGLVIVAVAHIMVSAAQLSEDHKAIV, encoded by the coding sequence ATGCTAACTGATCATTCTATGTCCGACCCTGTGATGGGAAAAATCCAGCGCACTGCAACCATCGGCATCTGGCTGAGCACTGGTGCTGTTGCGATCGCATTGACGGTTATCTTCTATTTTCTGGCCACAGCTTTTAGCGATTCTGACATGTTGGCGCGTGAACTCAGTGCACAGCTGGACCTTGATCCCGCCTTGACCCAATTGCCCACATCCCATGCTGTTCTTGCGGCTGCATTGTGGTTGGTGATGGATGTGATTGGCGTCGTTTTGTTGATGACTGTCCGTCAATTGTTTGTTGGCATCAAAACCATCGGCATTTTCACGCCGCAGTCTGCCCTTCAGTTGCGACGCATTGGCTGGATGCTGTTTGCGCTTGGTCCCGTCAGCATCATTCTGAACGCCCTGACCGGCACGCTGATGAAGTACTGGGCCAACCCCAACAGCTTAAGCATTGAAATCGCTTTGGAAGACACGGATGTCTATGCCATCGTGATCGGTCTGGTCATTGTCGCTGTGGCCCATATTATGGTCAGCGCCGCACAATTGTCTGAAGACCATAAAGCAATTGTTTAA
- a CDS encoding helix-turn-helix domain-containing protein: protein MAIIVTLDVMLARRKMRSKELAEIVGITEQNVSLLKSGKVKGVRFETLDKICHALECTPADILDFDPEG from the coding sequence ATGGCAATTATCGTCACCTTGGATGTGATGCTGGCAAGGCGTAAAATGCGGTCCAAAGAGCTGGCTGAAATCGTAGGCATCACAGAACAGAATGTCAGCCTATTGAAGTCTGGCAAGGTCAAAGGGGTGCGCTTTGAAACTCTGGATAAGATTTGCCATGCTCTGGAGTGCACGCCTGCAGACATCCTTGATTTCGATCCCGAAGGATAA